The DNA window gGGTGGCTGTCTCAAGTGTTGTGCAAGTTCTGCAAGAGTCAGCCTCACGCTTTCCAATCATACAAATAGTTcagaatattttactgtttgctTGTAGTCTTGGGTATTAGTTCTGCTGCTAACCTGGTGAAAAACACTGGAATAATGCCATGGGATTGTTTCCTCTGTCTGCACTTGTGCAGCCTTGCATATCCTTCCTTTCCACGTGGTGCAGGTGGGCTGCCAGGGTCCACAGGCCTTAACAGTGACACGGTGTTTGGAGAGGAACCCAATAGGTACGTGCAGGAGCAGAATTCATCAGGGTCTTGTTTCTCTGTCTGACAGGTGTAGGCAGAAATGATTTAAAGCTGTCTAATTTAgtcatgcaatttttttaatcttgggTCTTTTTGGTCAAACTAGTCTTTGAATTAAAAGTacataataaaaacatttctattcaggaaaataaatgtccATGTGAGATTGTCACTAATGGTCTTTAACATTTGGATCCCTTCTTTGTAGTTTCACTGGAGGTTCTCCAAGGAAGACATgcacaacagaaaaatgaagaattccACAAAGGCTAAATTAAGTACTAGGGACAAGCAAAGggcagaggagaagcaggaatTTGAAGTCACAGAGAACACGAGGAACTTGGAAGCACAgatctcagcagcagccaagcctGATCCAGAACAGCAGCTGGACGATGTCATAGACTTGGGAGACGAGGTCGCTGGGACCAAGGACACAGGTCCACATCACGACGGGGCGTCAGAAGACACATGTCCTGCCAGTTGCGATGCTGCTGGCAATGCCGACACTGCCGGGcctgcctgccccagccagAGCGCGCCCGAGGGCTGCGCGGCTCCGGCGGCTGAGGGAGGGGACTGCGGGGGCAGCGATGGGGCAGCGCTGGGCGCGGACTGCTCCTGTGAGTAACACCTGCATTTCAGGAATCCTGTGAGTTGCTGAGTCTTTGCCAAGACAAAAGAACAGGTTTTGATAATCCCCATTGCTAATAACTCCATTCCTCAACTCAGCATTGCTTTGGCGCTGTGCTTGCTTTGCTCCTTAGCACACTGATATCTTGATGTTTCAAGTAACTACAGGGCCCAGACTTTTCAACccacagaaaaggcaaaattccTTCCACTGTACATAGTGGGAAATGCTCTCCTGGAGCTAcgctttaaattaaaaagtaggGACAGACAGAGAACATCCTCACTTTTTTCTGTGACTGACCTTAGCAAACAAGCTTTGAGCCCAGGTCAGGGCAAGTGTTCCATTCCAGTTGGTCAGATTTTACTCTTTAGTACTTTCTTGTCCACATAGCTTTTCTGGAGAAGTTGTTGTGCCATATGTTATTTTGTCACTAGGCTTGTAGTGTCATGAAAATGGTATTTGGGCTTAAACAGGCTGAAGCTGGAAAGCTTAGATAAGATGGCTGTTATCCTTATTTATCTCCAGTAGCATACTTACTGATGATACTCTCTTGTGAATTTTATTAACCCTTGCAGATCTTTGAACAATAAGCAAATCGTTTACCTACTTTAGGCACACTGGGTAAACAAGCCCTATGGTAAATTTGTGTGAGGCAGATCATTCTGATACAAAATGCCATTTCCTGTTCACTCTTTGCCAGTCCACAGTTCATCAGTAGTTGTGGGGGCttgagaagacagaaaacaggaaacaaaaaagcaggTAAACAGTACTTCTGTCAGTGGTTATCCTCACAAAAATTAGAATTAGATGTTATCTCCTGACCTTTTCCAGGTGGTTTTGCACCACTTCCTCACCATTACGAAATAACCTTATGGGAAAGCACTGAAATTGTACACAGGGGTCAGTGGACAACAGATGTCACTAAATGACCTTACAAAATGCAAATACCTTAATAGAGCGTTTTTTCATACAAGTAACCGTATTTTGGGATGGATAACGAACAGAATTCTGTAAAATTACCAGCATTTTTATGTTTGAagctacattaaaatatttacaagtgAATGTACATGTAATATAGTTTCTGTGCCAATGTTCTCCAAgtacttcagtatttttaaaaacacaggaggaagtggtttctctctttttgaCCACCTTCATCCTTATTTAGAAGTGGGGTAGTAATCTGGTAACGAGGTGAGAAATACATTGTAAATTCCCctgcttttcttgtttaaagAAAGAGCTCTGTAAGTGatttgccattttttcccttGACTTGTGCCTGATAATTTTCTTTAGGCTTCAAATCAAAATGCTGTACAAAGAACTATGTTCTGTATCAGATGTGCACCTAGAGTGGTTCAAAAGCATCTTCTGTGCCTAAAAGTTACACAGTAGGCAGAACattgcagagaaaggaaaaacgACATCTCTTTGAATATTCATTTAATTGGGACGAAGGCACTCAAGTTTAAAGCATTTGATTTCACACACAGAAAGCACGGTGGTATTTTTGTCATTGATTaaagagttttttattttgaattcagTGGTTTAATCACAGGACTGTAAGTAACTGCAGTTTCTGGTggtatttttcaattatttccttCAATATCTTGATATTAGAATGGGGTTCCAAAAGCCTCAAAAATAGGTTGTTTCAGTTGTTCTACTTAAATACAAGCTCTCTGCTCTGTACAGTTTTAAGTACCTGTTTGCAGATTTTACTAGCTTAAGATCCTTCTACTGATGGTTTCTATCTCAAGGACTAGCTTTGTATTAatcttgtttaaaaattcaCTATATTTAATGAACGTTTTGCTAGTAGAAAGTGTTGCAGTAGAAAGACCTCTCCAAAtactttttaatagaaaacatttattgGATTGCAATTTGACCTTGTTTAACTGGATCCCAACTGCTTACAAAACTTAAGGAGAAATAAAGGTCGTGAAGAGATTCCTTATTTGTGATGCTTGCAAAATTGCCAATAATTTGTCCCCAAAAGGGAGAACTTGGGATCTCTAAGTGGTGATGAGGGGAAGCTCCTTACTACTGAATTAGCAGTATTTACTAGTGCTACAGAACTGGCTACTTCgttttcctttcccagcctgACAGAGCACggaaggggctgtggggaagTTGTGTTTAAGTGAAAGCTTGGTTTAAAACTTTGTTCCTGTAAATGCTGGAGTGGCTTGGGGTTGGGAAGAGTCAAAGAGAACTTAcctgttttttcagtttcataagAGTGCAAACAGCTTTGGGTTTATAGTCACATAATCAATTCCAACTTGTGACTTTGAATTACCCTGAGCTGGTTCAGCTGTCTGGAGTTGTGCATGTGCTTTCACTGTGTCCCCATCTCaagagaagtgagaaaacttaAATCAGCTCATAGTCAGATGATCCAGATGTGATGAGGGCTGGGTAGTAATGCACGTGTGGGGTAGAGCAGCAAGGCTCCGCAGCTGTTATCTGCATTTTATCTCAACTGCTTTTGCTATTTTGGGCCTGAAAAAGCAGGAGTGGCCAAGgaagtgaaaggaaacagtCAGCACCTTATTTGAAGGTTgaatggagaagagaaaggattAGGCCAGGGCTCAAATCCTGTCTCTGAAAACCTGACCAACACGGGGAAATACGCCAACAGTGGAGTGGGAGAAGTCTGTGGGAGAAGCTGAAATGGGCTTTTGGCTGCAGAGGTACAGCCTCAACTGTCAGCTCAGGGGGGACAGTGGGAATCCATCCTGGCTGCTCACACAGAGAAGCTACAGTGATTCTGAGCCACCAAGTCTGCAGCAGGGTTGGTCACCCCTGgcaggagatggagagagaagccaggccctttcttttcccacagaGAGCCAGCATTTTAAGCCAAACCTGAATTTTCCCCCAGATTAGGCAGAATCTCCCAGTAAGGATGCAAACAAATCTTCCCATGCCTCTCTTGGAAGGATGAGCGTTGCCGGCATGtcctggggaaggagctgatGGGTTGTGCTACCACATGTTCCTGGTGTCAGCTGGTGATGATGCAGGCCCACAGCACAGGTGTGTGTTCTAACCTGAACCATCCCTGTCAGACCACCACAACTCAGGTGTGTACACCTGTCCCAAGAGTTGCCTGTCTCTGAGGGAGAAGCACATGGGATACTCTGTTGAGAGGAGTTTTGTGTGCTGGTGTTTGGAGCAAGTGGTCATCTGAATAAGCCAACAATTGTTACAATAGGATAAATTTTAAGGAGAAGATCCAGCTCAGGCAAATGAGGAAATGTCAAAAGAGGAGTGGCTGAATTAAATGAAGGATAAAAAAGGAGTTTTATATTGCAACAAACAGTGGGGAGCAGGGGTAGAGGGGTACAACTATGATGGGTAGGATGTCCAAACTGTTGAAGCATCATAATGAAAATAGTTAACGTAGAGTTCAGGAGGGGTTAAGTGCACAAATGATTGGACTGGCACTTCATCTTGCATAATGTCTTTGATTATTGGATCTGTGCATTTGAAAACAGTATAAATGAAATAGCCCCAGGCAGCTTTAACATATGCGTGGACATGAAGCTAAGTACAAAACAATATACCCTTTTTTCCCTACTTTGGCtcctctgtcagccttggtTTCTGAGGTGAGCAGGGGAAGGGCTCTGCATTTGGGTACCCTGCTTTTTCTTAGTAGTTGCCGTGACTCTATGTTTGCCTCAGGGAGCCAATTATAGGGCAGAAATGAAGCATGATCAGCCTTTCATGCAGGAATTTCATCCTCACAGAACTGAAGAGTATAAGAAGAGCAAATACTAATTTCTTGCTGATAAGTGCTTCTCAGAAGTATGAGGAATGTGGGTGAACAATACCAATGCACCTATGAATTATGAGTTGTAGACACAATTCATATGTCTCCGAGGCTGTAGTGGAGATGTGCTTTTTGCTTTAGAAGATGATCCTTGCCAAAGCCTCCATCCTCAGAAAGGTGCCTGTGGTGCTGGATGTGGCAGCTGACTGTAGTCAGTACCCTACCTATatgctgaaggggaaaaaaaggcttttcaatTGAAGTGCTTTCTGTTACTCACTCTAAAAGTACCCTGCCAACTAAAGTGATGTAATGATAAGTGGATGGCCATTCTTTTTCCAGGTAATTAATGCAAATGCTATAGGAATACTTCATACTTATTGTACCAGATAAGGACAGGCAAACTAGTAAAATACATATCACAAGAAGAAGAAGATAAAGTCTAATAAGGCTGCAACACCAGGTAACTCACAAACCATCTCCCCAAGTTCAAATATAAATGTATAGAGAGGCACATTTCTCACTTCTCATCTTTTGTTGCAAAAAAAGAGTATCAGTCTACTTCTCTTTCCGTTGCTCCTTAGCTGCTGGCACAAGAGGAATAAACATTTTCTATGATTACATGATTCTCCAATGTGATGAGACTATTTCTCCAACTCCAGAACCAGCAGCTGAACAGGAGGGGCTGTTCTCTGTTCCTGCCAGTGCAGACCAATATcccatttatttcattatttgtagACCATATGTTTATATGGGTGAATGTTCCTGGGGtgttatttttgtcttcaatTAAAGCAGAGTCAGATCCAATAACAGACATTAGGGTGAAACTGATGTTTCACTACAAGACTACAAGACTCTAGAAAGAAGAGACTTCTGAAAGATTCCTAAGTGTCAACAGGAAAAGGCCATGGAGGAAGGGGATGTCAACAACTTTCCTGACTTATTGGTTTAGAAATGGCATTTATTACAAGGTAAGAAAGGACTTCTTGTTGACATTAACAGAGGTTACCAGTatttgggggtggggaggtatgaaatcatttttctcctctcatctTTCggtgcagtgtgtgtgtgtttcgTCCTGCTCTTCAAGTGGGTGAGCCCATACAATTACAGAGATATGCCCTTGCCCCACAGCGCTCAGCTTGAGTGTAACAGGGGATGACAGAAAGAGGttagagggaaaagaagatgaTTACAGAAGCAAAGGGTTTCAAAATGCCTTTGTTAAATGGACATTTTGGGGCAAGTCTGAAGAGGGGTTTGTGAAAGAGATGTCATTTGGGCTGCAGAAAGCCTATGCATTAAGCGGAAAAAAAGATATACCAGTTTATAATCCACATAATGATTTAGAAGtcataagaaaaacaacatgTAAAGGCTTCTCAGAATCTTTTTATCATTACACTGTCAAAACACGCAGGAGCCTAAcgtgtggtttttattttagggCACCAGTACTTCCCGATAGCAATGTATTGCACGTTCCTAGGAAAACCCTGCTGCTTTCAAGCATCAAGCTCTGACATGTCAACTGCAATCTTTGTGAATGCAAAGCCCCCTTGGTGTTATTTTTTGTGACAAGCATGCTGTCCTATTTACATTCTAGAGTGAACAAACAAGGAACCATTCCTTGAAATAGGGGCACTCAGATAGAATCTTCCTCTCGTCTGAGGAGGAGGGAATTCGATGAGACATCCCCTCTGGGTCTGCAGGGACTGTGGAGGAGGCTGGCGATGTCAGCGGGCGGCAGAGCCGCGTGGAACACAAGCACAGACCTCAGTGGAtgaggctgcaggcagcagaaggcGTAAACTTACAGGCAAGGCCTCGTCACAGTGCTGTCCCCAAAAGGCAACTCTTTAAGGTCCATCAGTTAGAGTCATGCCCTCCTGATGGAAAATACAGCCTGTCCTTCAGTTGTGTGTGCTCTGACCAGCAGCAGGTATGGCCTGTTCTCTTCGACACTCAGGAAGCGCTGGCATCATTTCAGTTGTTGAATCACCTTCTGCCACAATTACAGTAGTAGTTTTGTGCTTCCCTCAAAGCAAGGGCCTGGAGTTTCCCAGCTGGGCTACCTTACTGGATTTTGAAGATGAGGTGCATGTGGATATGGCAGTAGGTATCCTACAAGCTGTACAACGTACCAGATTGATAAAAAGAGGGTACTACTAGAGGCTAAACTCAGCATGCTGAAGCTGAAATGACTTTTGGGAGAGAACTACAGCTGGGCTGGAGGCCTTTTTTGCCAACCACAGGGATGTTATGCTTGAAAAACAAAGTGCTTCACACTAACAGTACTGCTGCAGGCTGGAATAGGCTGATGGGATCGATATCCTTGCAACCTCTGTTTAGGGCCAAAGAAGTAACACACTGATGGCAAGAAACTTGCTGCATTGCCTAGCTGACTATTGTCTGAAACATTTAACACAAGGTAAGGAGCCACTAACAAAGACAAGGCCTTATCTGTTTAACATTTTTACTAATTCAATAttaatttagtatttttgaTACTGTTCCTTATTGAGGTCTTCAGATGTACAGTGGGAATCTCTACCATTTTAAGGACTTGAACTGTCTATGCAGGTAATTGGCAAACTCACTATAGCTTTTGTTGGTCTCAGATTCTACAGTGAGTTTTTCTACAAGCTGGGCAAAGAAGCTTCATTCTGGAAGGGCTCAGGTGTCAGCCATGACACAGAGAGGTACACTCATGCCTTACAAGAGCAACCTTTCCAGAGACTCTTCTCCAAGCAGAACTAATACATCCTGGATTCCCCTAAAGCTCTGTGCTTTATGCAGCAGGATTGTGGAGATTTCCAATCTTGGCCGTTGCTGGCCAGTGCTGCTTTTGAGGATGCAGCACACAAAAGCACAATCTTGGATGGGCAACCTCGGCACTGGCACGGGATACAGGTTCAGGTGGGAAGCTGTACCGATGCCTACACTCAACACTTCTAACCCAGGGCTGAAGaggattacaaaaaaaaaatgtcttttactgTCAACACAGCTGAACCACATAAAAGGTTGGTTTTTGCTTTTGACAAGAAATGGCGAGAAGGAAGTCACAACACCACAGTGTGTACTATAGAAATAGTACTGTGTTATGTAgaactggggagggaagggtaTTGACTCATTTGGAGCAGATTCAGAAGTTGTGGCCtcacttatttttataaataacagACCTGGCATTGCTGCATAACTAATTCTCTGCAATTGCTGAATCAGGCACTGAAAGTCTTTTAAAAGCTGACTAACAAAGGAAGTGTCTAAAGTGAAAATATGCTGCTACTCCTAAGAAGAAGCAAACTATGAAAACCCATAACAGTTAATGTCTTTAATACAAAATCACTTTCTTTCCCCAAAGCATCAGCACTGCATTACAGGTATATTACAGTTAAATTAAAAGGAACACTGTTACAATTGAGGACATCTTCATCTATGAAGTAAAATCTTCCAAATAATTCATAGTCCATTTCTGTACATTTTAGCTTATCAAAAtgcactggaaaaaataatatattttctcttcagcagGTGTCACTACCACcatttctcaaagaaaacacGGTTTCCAGGAACACCAATGTTAGACAGTAGTTTGGATATGGATTCTATCATTGGAGGTGGACCACAGATGTACCATGAAGTATTGTTAGATACATGTTTTTCTAGATCCTTTTTGGATATTCTTCCctctaacaaagaaaaaaagtaggaaatgaGAATAGATATATTAATCGTGAAGTCATTTCAAAAAGAATGTCTGGTTAAAGGTATTTCAAGCACTCCTTTCTTAAAAATGCCTGGCCTGCTTCAGAATAATAGGTATTGAGATTTGAGGCTTCAAAAGCCATTTGTTCTTTTGAGGATTTAGATCAGTACTTCTGCTTGGAATGCAGAGGGTGTTAGTCACTGAAGAGAACACAGCTTACATACAAGCAAAAATCCCacattcatgaaaaaaataggtAAGTATCTCTAACACAAATACAGCAGAAATAGAAACATGCTGAAATATCTCTTACAAGCAGTCAGATTATCCTTCATCAATCCCACCTTAAGCAAAGTAAATAGGACAGTAAATACTTTGCTTAACAATTTCTGGAATAAAGTTTGAAGTGGGAAATACCAGTATAAAGTTTTgaattaaaagaggaaaacaaaaactggaaagggaaaatttttctgcaaagcatAGTATGTTCAGTGAAATTATTTAGGTTTAACTCACATCTCTATTTGAAcctttaaatgtaaaaatactgAGTTATGCATAATAACTTCATCCTTTAGGATGTAATCAGACTTGGACTTTGATACCATCTGTACATTTACCTGTAACATGTGGCTGAAGTTCTTTACAGATCTGTGAACGCTGTTGGGTAACGTGGAAACAACATGTGATCTTTCCAGGAAACGTGTTCATCAAaccaagaatatttttctgtaatgttaAACACACTTGCTTACACCACAGGCCATTAAATCAAAGCAGATGTATGCACACACTCCCAGAACACCAGTGATTATTACCAAGAACCAAGACTTTGCATTTCAGCACCGAGAACCTGATGGGCTTGATTCCACAGGGCTGACCTGCACACCTACACACACAATTCCCACACCTGGAATGTAAATTCCCTGCCAGCTATGTTAGAGCTTGTCTCCTTTTCTGAGATAGGTTGAAATCTGTAAGATTTGAACCTAAGAACCAGTTATGTAATTTCCCAGTTTCTTCCCCTTTTAAATTCTCACTATTTCCTCCTTCCACTTCCATAGGggttttccatttaaaaaaccccctgcAGTATGTATTTACCATTTGTTAGGAACTTTTTGAGTCTTGTCTGCTTTATGTGGTAAGATTACGAGACCTTTTACTGTCTCACATCCTCCAAGTAAAACCAAATACAATATAATGGTAATGTTACTTTTTACCAGAGTAGAAAGTAGAAATGGTAATTTTCAGTTCCCTAAGTCACAGCTGTGATAAGTTACAGCCAAAAACCCAGCAGCTTCAATTCAAAtcatagtaaaaaaataatgtgtctGTCAGATGTTGTAGTTAATTCTGAAATTAAGATTTAGCTGTTGTCTAGATTCTGCACTATTTAAGATTTTCACTGCTGGAATGGACACTggaaattcttaaaaatattttgaaattcaaataatGTCTACTCTGCAAATAGGTAAATTAGCTCATTTAGTTGTGTTTGCTTGCTAACTGGTTACTACACTAGAGAGTCTGCCATGGGTTGCTTAACAAAAAACCCTAGACAGATACTACTTTGTAGGCAAATCTGTTCCTGAATCCCTAAAAAGACAAGGAATGAAGAGCAACACAGACTGACACTGTTGGACACTAGTTCCACTAGTACCTCTACTGTTTACCTGCTGTCATTTGTAACTCTCACACTGTATTGCTTCTACCATTTGCACTAAGGGgattttcagcagcagtgcctcAGCCTGTGACATGAAGCACATCCAGAACAAGCATCACACCCAAGACATTGGTGTTCCCCTTTGCCCTTGTCAGCCTATACAGAGCTGGTCCTTCAGGGAACAGGTCCTCCAAACCATCAGTGACAATCCAGCAGTTCCTCCTGGAGAGTTTTACAGATGTTTCTTGCAACAGCATAAAGGCTCCTAGTGATTCTATTTCCTCACTCCTCTGCACAGAAGTAAACAATTTTGACAGACATGTTCTGGATTTGAGGGACACGTGAAGAATATTGTAAGCACTGTAAATATCATTGTGTTCTCTTCTGTCCCAGAAGCTTTAACACAAAAGCTCTGCTGTCACAGGAGGGCTGAAGTGAAACTCGAGAATGTTAGCACAGGCACTGAAAACACCTGTGCATGCTCAGAACacactggcacagcagcagttGGCCAAACGGAGGAGCAGATTATTCTGCTTCTAACAACAAACAAATGAGTTTTCGAAAAAAGCAAATATCTCCATATGGCAGaagtacagaagaaaaactagTGATGGATCCTATACACAGTTTATTTTCACCTTTATCTTACAATCAAAAGCCTTCAATACTATGAAGAAACCTAAATCATTTTGGATGCTTCTTTACAGAAGCTGGGCTAATTTGACCCTAAAATGTTATCAGTGACCCGTAATGGCTGAGTGTGACAACTGATCTTTAACTGCTGAGTAAATGTTGATGAAGTGCTGcacaagaaattttaaaagcagctatAAATCCTTCATTCGTACAACATGTACTCAATAATAACTAATGCATTATCAATAAAGCTCCCCTGTTATTTTAGAAAGTGTTTCCTTTGGATATAATTGCTCTTTTCTAGTCTTTAAATTCAATACAATCCATACCGAGACTATGTGGTTTCAGTATTAGAACATTATGCATACTAttggtgtgtatatatacatataaatatatatactcTTTATTATACCATGATGCTCTTATGAGACTATAGTAAAATGCAGGGCTACAGTAAAATTTAGGGGTAATTGACTTATCACCAAAGTCACTGAGACCAGGTGTATCTAGTAACAGCCTTAATTTGTACACTGGCCTAAGTAGTTAACAAAACACATGGGATTTGAGGCAGGAAGTGAGTTTTGTCTCCATTCGTACACTGTCTTACACAGAAGGACTCTCTGGAGTTTGGCAACCAATTCACTAGTAGCTGAATAGCTGagacctattttttttaaaaaaaatttttatttaccttaAATAAGAGTTCACTTGTATTTTTTGCACTGTAGTACAGCTTCACTGTTCCCAATTTGTGTCCATTTCCTTTACTCTCTTGGTATCCATGAAGATCTGCTATATGCAGCAGTATAGAAAACAATGGGTTAATTCCAACACCCCCTGCTATCAGCACTAGGTTTACTGGGGAGTCACCAGGCTGAGGATCAAAGAAGAAATCACCTCCCACTCGCAGAGCCACTTCTGAGTCAAGAGTACACTAGGACGGAAAAGaagatatttaatttcaaaatgaaaagcaaaattgaaACCTTATTCTTCTCGCATTCCAGTCACAAGACTTGCTGGGctgtcattttttatttttattgaccAGTgagggaaaaccagaaaaaatttAGAATATTCACAAAATTTCCAGCTATCTGAGGTAACCCAGTGTCTCTAGGGAACCAGTTCTACTTTCAAAAGCTTCAGTCTTATGGTAAGGCAGGATGGTGACTCCCCCTTTTCATCCCCACAGGACTTGAAAGAGGAACGATTCACACAGGAGTTTTCCAATGCAAGACGTGGTTGTGAAAACCTGAGGTCAATGTGAGATCACACTTCTACCCAAACCCAGCCTCATGTCAAGAAAATTcccaaaaaatagaaaacaccCAGAACTGAAGCAGTATCCACAAGAATATTTCTTACAGAATCACTTCTGCATTTGCAACTTCAGAggcacagaagaagaaaaatcagggGAAAACCTTCTCTCTTATTCTCCACTCGTACGTAAGATATTATCTCTTAGAGAAATTTGTCCAAGAATGTTTTTTTGTTACATGGAAAATGAAAgctacaacaaaaaaatccatttgggCCAATATCTTCTTGGTAAACCGGCACTGCATCCTGGTATGAAGGGTGAAACTGCAGTACAGAGAAGTCAGATGAGTTCTCCCACATCACTGCAAGCAGACAGAACAAGTAAGAGCAGAAAACACAACTCACTTCAGGCCATATACaggttttcaaaaaaaaccccgaagAGGATAGGGAAACCAAGGAAAGTAGgaaaggaagatggaaaaacagggaaagctACAAGAACTGCTAAAAAGTTAgcttagaaaatgaaaacacttcctCCAAAGAATCCTGGTATCAGGAAACAgtaaactgaaacaaaaggaatTCCATTAATGACAACTGCATAGACAGCAAAGGTCTAAACATGCAACAATTCCACCAGGACGAAGGAGGAGGCCTTTGGATTCAGGTATTGCACAGAACACACAAGTTCTTAAAGTAGTTAGCatgatcattaaaaaaaaaaaaaaaatttcttgccTTTCTTAATTATTGCATGAAGTATTGTCTCTGAATTATAGTGTAAGACAGCGTTCATTATCTGAAACCAATTTCTCTCTCCCTATTCATATACACTACCAGGCTTTCCCACCATGTTTTACTCTGGTTTAGAGATACATGAATCCACAAGTGTTCCAGATTCACATGGCAGAAATAGGACACAGAATATGGTACCCTTTGAGGAAATAAGCCTTTTCAGGGAGAAACAACCTCTGTCATCTAACCTGCCACCTTAACCAGATGTAGCTCCTCAAGATTGGACATGAGGAGATCTCTCATAATCAGCAGTGTCCCACATATTTCCACGCTTTGGCCATGACAGTGATAACAATAAGTCAGTACACaagaaaagacagtaaaattCTGGAG is part of the Chiroxiphia lanceolata isolate bChiLan1 chromosome 1, bChiLan1.pri, whole genome shotgun sequence genome and encodes:
- the OXNAD1 gene encoding oxidoreductase NAD-binding domain-containing protein 1 isoform X1, with the protein product MAHTTVYVGYTVPQLLKGASRIFPSHSALGVLRHSAFYYCTVNGTIKSKRKMDHLERTANNFRQEVITQAKVCGITNESETVKRLRLAIANKDFTFKAGQWVDFFIPGVSVVGGFSICSSPGLLEREGILELAVKHTVHPPAHWIHTECTLDSEVALRVGGDFFFDPQPGDSPVNLVLIAGGVGINPLFSILLHIADLHGYQESKGNGHKLGTVKLYYSAKNTSELLFKKNILGLMNTFPGKITCCFHVTQQRSQICKELQPHVTEGRISKKDLEKHVSNNTSWYICGPPPMIESISKLLSNIGVPGNRVFFEKWW